One window from the genome of Haladaptatus paucihalophilus DX253 encodes:
- a CDS encoding universal stress protein, translating to MGGTSDYRIAVAVADPENAAQLTRTAVDIARERDGDVLVLRVLVTERQSPFALYTDEVIIREFGGEEQEILDRVVETAQGAVPVSGQLLVSYDVARALTNAVVEFDCDALVVGWQAREHPSEIVLGSNIDRIVARAPCDVLVEKIGPAETADTILVPVAEGPHAELAADVARAIALANDSEINLLRVGEDDATTERLLASIAARVAPATVEQEVRSGSVTETVVERASDHDITVLGSTRQGMLRRQLVGSVPQAVGRRADTTVIITRREVGIRPRLTRFVRETL from the coding sequence ATGGGGGGAACGAGTGACTATCGTATCGCTGTGGCGGTGGCCGACCCCGAAAACGCCGCCCAGTTGACCCGAACCGCGGTCGATATCGCACGCGAACGGGACGGTGACGTCCTCGTCTTGCGCGTTCTCGTGACCGAGCGCCAGTCGCCGTTCGCACTCTACACCGACGAGGTGATAATCCGCGAGTTCGGTGGCGAAGAACAGGAAATCCTCGACCGAGTTGTCGAAACCGCACAGGGGGCGGTTCCGGTGAGCGGGCAGTTGCTCGTCTCGTACGACGTCGCCCGCGCGCTCACGAACGCCGTTGTCGAGTTCGACTGTGACGCCCTCGTCGTCGGGTGGCAGGCGCGCGAACACCCGAGCGAAATCGTCCTCGGAAGTAACATCGACCGCATCGTGGCGCGCGCACCGTGTGACGTTCTCGTGGAGAAAATCGGCCCGGCGGAGACGGCGGACACCATTCTCGTCCCCGTCGCCGAGGGTCCTCACGCGGAACTCGCGGCAGACGTCGCGCGCGCGATTGCACTGGCGAACGATTCCGAAATCAACTTGCTCCGGGTGGGGGAGGACGACGCCACCACCGAACGGCTGCTCGCCAGCATCGCGGCTCGCGTTGCTCCCGCGACCGTCGAACAGGAGGTCAGAAGCGGCTCCGTCACCGAAACCGTCGTCGAGCGAGCGTCGGACCACGACATCACGGTCCTCGGTTCGACCCGACAGGGGATGCTCCGACGACAACTCGTCGGGTCGGTCCCACAGGCGGTCGGACGGCGCGCGGATACGACCGTCATCATCACTCGTCGGGAGGTCGGAATTCGGCCGCGGCTCACCCGATTCGTTCGGGAAACGCTGTGA
- a CDS encoding prepilin peptidase → MHTSIPDLLRLLALPVFGWAAWRDVKTRRVPNKTWYPLAALAVVLLVWDGVTAMGAPPLQRKLFLFHVAVSLGFVAPLVIAFWWFRAFGGADAKAFLVIALLFPSYPTYHLGEWALPIQGTVLGVFSLTILTNTVLLGALYPAALLVRNLLTGRISSVMFVGRVINWDAVPTAHGRLLETPDGVARNGVDLDALRMYLRWRGTTLAELRARATDLRDPESLPETPNSPTDGMVTDGGAVVAQRSATESTGYEDPWGAAQFLDSIDRGAYGTTPTQLREGLDVLVTKDEVWVSPGIPFIVPMFLGMVIAVGYGDLLSGALSVLGLATI, encoded by the coding sequence GTGGTATCCACTGGCGGCGCTCGCCGTCGTTCTGCTCGTTTGGGACGGCGTGACCGCGATGGGGGCACCGCCGCTGCAACGCAAGTTGTTCCTCTTTCACGTCGCGGTGAGTCTCGGGTTCGTCGCGCCGCTCGTCATCGCCTTCTGGTGGTTCCGGGCGTTCGGCGGCGCGGACGCGAAGGCGTTTCTCGTCATCGCTCTCCTGTTCCCGTCCTATCCGACCTATCACCTCGGAGAATGGGCGTTGCCGATACAGGGAACCGTTTTGGGCGTGTTCTCGCTGACGATTCTGACCAACACGGTCCTGCTCGGCGCGCTCTATCCCGCCGCGCTGTTGGTGAGGAATCTCCTCACCGGACGGATTTCGTCGGTGATGTTCGTCGGTCGGGTCATCAACTGGGACGCCGTTCCGACGGCCCACGGGCGACTGCTCGAAACTCCCGACGGGGTGGCCCGCAACGGCGTGGATTTGGACGCGCTTCGGATGTATCTCCGATGGCGAGGGACGACACTGGCCGAACTTCGAGCGCGGGCAACCGACCTGCGCGACCCGGAGAGCCTGCCCGAAACGCCGAATTCGCCGACGGACGGGATGGTGACGGACGGCGGAGCGGTCGTCGCACAACGGTCGGCGACGGAATCGACGGGATACGAGGACCCGTGGGGGGCCGCACAGTTCCTCGACAGCATCGACCGCGGTGCCTACGGGACGACGCCGACACAGCTCCGCGAGGGACTGGACGTGCTGGTGACGAAAGACGAAGTGTGGGTGTCGCCGGGAATCCCGTTTATCGTTCCGATGTTCCTCGGGATGGTCATCGCGGTCGGGTACGGCGACCTGCTGTCGGGGGCGCTGTCGGTCCTCGGCCTGGCGACCATCTGA